Part of the Micromonospora inyonensis genome, GACGGCGGATCAGGTGTCGTTGGGGGTGCTGGTGTCCGCGGTGCCGCGGGATGCGGTGGACGCGGCGGTGGCCCGGTTTGGGGTTGGGGCCAAGCGGTCGGATGGGAAGCTTCCGCCGCATGTGGTGGCCTATCTGACGATGGCGTTGTGCCTGTTCGGTGAGGATGACTACGAAGAGGTCGCCACGAAGGTCACCGGGGCGTTGACCCGGTTCGGCTGCTGGGACGCCGCTTGGTCGGTGCCGACCGCGTCGGGGATCAGCCAGGCGCGGCAGCGGCTGGGCGCGCCGGTCATGGAGGAGATCTTCGAGTCGGTGGTGCAGCCGGTGGGCACGACTGATACGCGGGGGGCGTGGCTGCGGCGGTGGCGAGTCCTTGCTATTGACGGCTTCGATGTGGACCTGCCGGACACGCCGGGTAACGCCGCCGAGTTCGGCTACGCCGGCTCGGGGGGCAACCGGTCGGCGTATCCGAAGGCGCGGGTGGTGGCGTTGGCCGAGTGCGGCACGCACGCGTTCCTGGCCGGGGAGGTGTCCGGCTATGGCACCGGGGAGCGGACATTGGCGATGCGGCTGTACCCGCGGCTGCGCCGCGATGAGCTGCTGACCGCCGACCGGGGGTTCTACTCCTTCGACGCCTGGTCTGCTGCGGCGGGCACCGGGGCGGCGTTGCTGTGGCGGGCGCCGACCGGGCTGCGGCTGCCGGTCGTGCGGGTGCTGGCCGACGGCACGTATGTGTCCGTGGTGATCAACCCGAAGATCCGCGGTGCCCGCCGGGACCGCATCGTCGCCGCTGCCCGCGCTGGGCAGGATCTGGCCCCTGAGCTGGCGTATCTGGTACGAGTGGTCGAGTACGACGTGCCCGACCGCGACGGCGACGGCACCGGCGAGCTGATCGTGCTGCTGACCACCGTCCTCGACCCGGCCGAGGCCCACGCGGACGAGCTGGCCGAGGCCTACCACCTGCGCTGGGAAGAAGAGACCAGCAACGACCAGCTCAAGACGCACCTACGCGGCCCGGGCCGTCTGCTGCGCTCAAGGCTGCCGGAGCTGGCCTACCAGGAAATCTGGGCCTGGCTGATCGTCCACCACGCCCTCGCCGCGTTGATCACCCGCGCGGCCGAAGCCGCCGACCTCGACCCCGACCGGATCAGCTTCACCCGCGCGCTGCGAATCGCCCGCCGTACCGCCACCGGGACGGCGGGCATTCCCCCCTGGAGACTGGACTGACCACCTGCCCCACGCACTCGCCGAGCTGGGCCGCAAGCCGCTACCGCCCCGCCGGCACCGCAGCTGCCCCCGGGCGGTCAAACGAGCCCGCCACAACAGCTACCGCGTCAAGAAACACCACGAACCGGCCAGCATCCGCCACGACGGCCCAGCGACCATCCGGTTCTGGGGCCTCAAACCCCCACCACCGGCGGACCCGCCCGCCGCCACCAGCCAGAAAGGACTACCAGAAACACCCGGCCAGACCCGCCCAGCCAGCCGGCGTCAACACCACAGCCCGGACACGCTGACCCGCCCGCCGCACCACACCCGCCGGAAGCCCGTCCGGGCACAAACGACCAGCACAACAACATGATCAAATTAGGCTACGTGGCATTGGTTCCAGGGTGACCGAGGCGGCACCATCTACCGAGCGGGTCCAGCCGGTGCGCTGCCCGCGTCCGTCGTCGCCGATCCGCACCAGCAGCCAGTCAGGGGCACGGGTGACCCGTACTGTCCGGGCTGCTGCGGGCGGTCGGGATGTCCCGGCACCGGCTCCGGGCCATGCTGACCGTGGAGGCCGGCCTGCTGCCCGCCCGTCGCGCGGCCCGGGTCAGCCCGGTCGCCGCCCTGGCCACCGACGGCTGACCAACGGATGGTGGCGGGGCCGACGGGTCTCGCCAAAAGGTCCGGGCACCGAAATCGTCTGCCTCAGCGCTGTGGGTCAGCGGGTTTCCCGTCGGCCCACAGGGACTCGAAGTGCTCGACGTACCGGTCGAAGGCTCCCCCGTCCTGTCCGCGCCGCAGGTGCAGCGTCACGGAGTCCTGCCCGAGTCCCGCACCGATGTGCGTGGCGACGATGGCTTCGTCGTCGAAGACCCACACCGACATCGCGATGTGTCGGTGGGACCGGCGAACCGGGATGGCGGCGTCAACCTTGTCGATCTCTGCGCGCGTCATCGCGATGCGCGTGGCCAGGGTGAGCGGGGTCGCTTCGACCCGATCCCGTTCGGTGGTGACCGGACTGTCCGGATCGCCGAGCAGGAATCGCAGATCAGCGCCAGCGCTGGCCTTCGCGCCGAGGGTGGCGGTAGCGCCGGGCACCTCCAGCCACACGAAGTAGCTGGTGTACCCACCGAACCACAGCCGGGAGTTGGCACGCTCGATCGCCTCGCGGAAGACCGATCGTGGGAGGTCGGCGCGTCGAGGGTAGATGCCGACCAAGTCACGATCAGTTCCGGTCTTAACGGTACGTCGTACTATCTCGGGCCACAACACTCCCACATCCTCGCCCAACACCTCGGCCGCCCGCACTCTGGAACGGGGGTGGGGCACCCGCCCCCGACTGACCCACCGTTCCACGGTCTTCGCATCCACATCGCATCTCTCTGCGAGATCAGCGATGGTCAGGCCGGCCACCGCCAACGCCTGCCTGAGTACGTCATTCCGCGCCACGACCACCAGGGACCTTTCGTAGACGTCCCTTGATGCTCCCATGTGGACGGTTTCACCGTCCGTGACTCCCTGAAAATGAT contains:
- a CDS encoding IS4 family transposase gives rise to the protein MSETVAVTADQVSLGVLVSAVPRDAVDAAVARFGVGAKRSDGKLPPHVVAYLTMALCLFGEDDYEEVATKVTGALTRFGCWDAAWSVPTASGISQARQRLGAPVMEEIFESVVQPVGTTDTRGAWLRRWRVLAIDGFDVDLPDTPGNAAEFGYAGSGGNRSAYPKARVVALAECGTHAFLAGEVSGYGTGERTLAMRLYPRLRRDELLTADRGFYSFDAWSAAAGTGAALLWRAPTGLRLPVVRVLADGTYVSVVINPKIRGARRDRIVAAARAGQDLAPELAYLVRVVEYDVPDRDGDGTGELIVLLTTVLDPAEAHADELAEAYHLRWEEETSNDQLKTHLRGPGRLLRSRLPELAYQEIWAWLIVHHALAALITRAAEAADLDPDRISFTRALRIARRTATGTAGIPPWRLD
- a CDS encoding XRE family transcriptional regulator — translated: MVGIYPRRADLPRSVFREAIERANSRLWFGGYTSYFVWLEVPGATATLGAKASAGADLRFLLGDPDSPVTTERDRVEATPLTLATRIAMTRAEIDKVDAAIPVRRSHRHIAMSVWVFDDEAIVATHIGAGLGQDSVTLHLRRGQDGGAFDRYVEHFESLWADGKPADPQR